Proteins from one Flavobacterium sp. N2038 genomic window:
- a CDS encoding ABC transporter ATP-binding protein: MIEVKNIEKSFGDSKVLKGVSTVFETGKTNLIIGQSGSGKTVLLKTLLGIHTPDSGTIEFDGRVYSDLTPEEKRELRTEIGMVFQGSALFDSMTVEENVAFPLKMFTNNNKAIIKERVDFVLERVNLVDAHKKLPSEISGGMQKRVAIARAIVNNPKYLFCDEPNSGLDPNTSTLIDNLIQEITEEYNITTVINTHDMNSVMEIGENIVFLKKGLKAWQGTKEEIFRTDNKDIVKFVYSSNLFKKVREAYLKG, translated from the coding sequence ATGATCGAAGTAAAAAACATAGAAAAATCATTTGGTGACAGTAAAGTTTTAAAGGGGGTTTCAACCGTTTTTGAAACTGGAAAAACCAACTTGATTATTGGACAAAGTGGATCTGGAAAAACGGTTTTATTAAAAACGTTATTGGGAATTCACACGCCGGATTCAGGAACAATTGAATTTGACGGAAGAGTTTATTCTGATTTGACTCCGGAAGAAAAAAGAGAATTAAGAACTGAAATCGGAATGGTTTTTCAAGGAAGTGCTTTATTTGATTCTATGACCGTTGAAGAGAATGTTGCTTTTCCTTTAAAAATGTTCACCAACAACAACAAAGCAATAATTAAAGAACGTGTTGATTTTGTTTTAGAGAGAGTAAATCTGGTAGACGCACATAAAAAACTGCCTTCTGAAATTTCAGGAGGAATGCAAAAACGTGTTGCGATTGCCCGTGCGATTGTAAATAATCCAAAATATTTATTTTGTGACGAACCTAATTCAGGTCTGGATCCAAATACCTCAACCCTGATTGATAATTTGATTCAGGAGATCACAGAAGAATACAACATTACAACTGTAATTAATACTCACGATATGAACTCTGTGATGGAAATTGGAGAGAATATCGTATTCTTAAAAAAAGGATTGAAAGCCTGGCAGGGAACCAAAGAAGAAATCTTCAGAACAGATAACAAAGACATTGTTAAATTTGTTTACTCTTCAAACTTATTCAAAAAAGTAAGAGAAGCGTATTTGAAGGGCTAA
- a CDS encoding MlaE family ABC transporter permease produces MMLIRYLSQIGRYFLMLKEIFNKQTKWPVMKNLIFKEIDDLIIDSLGIVCFISFFIGGVVAIQTALNLTNPLIPKYLIGFATRQSVILEFAPTFISVIMAGKMGSYITSSIGTMRVTEQIDALEVMGVNSLNYLVFPKIIALLMYPFVIGISMFLGIFGGWLACAYGGFSTSQDFIQGAQMEFIPFHITYAFIKTLIFAMLLATIPSFHGYYMKGGALEVGKASTVSFVWTSVCIILFNYILTQLLLG; encoded by the coding sequence ATGATGCTAATTCGTTATTTATCCCAAATAGGGAGATATTTTTTAATGCTGAAAGAAATTTTCAATAAACAGACCAAATGGCCTGTCATGAAAAATTTAATTTTCAAAGAAATTGATGACCTTATTATTGACTCTCTTGGAATTGTTTGCTTTATATCTTTCTTTATTGGAGGAGTTGTTGCCATCCAGACTGCATTAAACTTAACTAATCCTTTAATCCCAAAATACTTAATTGGTTTTGCTACACGTCAATCTGTAATCCTGGAGTTTGCTCCTACTTTTATTTCGGTAATTATGGCCGGAAAAATGGGGTCTTACATTACTTCAAGTATCGGGACAATGCGTGTTACAGAACAAATTGATGCTCTAGAAGTTATGGGGGTTAACTCATTAAACTATCTTGTTTTTCCAAAAATAATAGCTTTACTAATGTATCCTTTTGTAATTGGAATTAGTATGTTCTTAGGTATTTTTGGAGGATGGCTTGCTTGCGCATATGGCGGATTTTCAACTAGTCAGGACTTTATTCAGGGTGCTCAAATGGAATTTATTCCTTTTCATATTACATATGCTTTTATTAAAACTTTAATTTTTGCAATGCTATTAGCTACAATTCCGTCATTTCACGGATATTACATGAAAGGTGGTGCACTAGAAGTTGGTAAAGCAAGTACGGTATCGTTTGTATGGACATCGGTTTGTATCATTCTTTTTAATTATATATTAACTCAATTATTATTAGGATAA
- a CDS encoding glycosyltransferase family 2 protein: MRYYIVIPAHNEQDLIGLTLQSLVSQTVLPAKIVVVNDNSTDKTEEVVLGFAKENPFISIVNKTSDAIHMPGSKVIQAFQKGFETLDSEYDIIVKIDGDLIFPTDYFETIIKHFKSDSRVGMVGGFCYIDKNGEWILENLTDKDHIRGALKAYRKETFQQIGGLKPAMGWDTVDELLCKFYDWKVVTDQSLHVKHLKPTGANYNKTARYKQGEAFYTLGYGFWITSIASAKLAMMKKKPFLFFDYIKGFLKAKKAKTPLLVTPEQAKFIRKYRFQKMKQKLI, translated from the coding sequence ATGAGATATTACATCGTCATTCCCGCACACAACGAGCAAGATCTTATAGGTCTGACTTTGCAATCTTTGGTTTCGCAAACTGTTTTACCTGCAAAAATTGTCGTTGTAAATGATAATTCTACAGATAAAACAGAAGAAGTCGTTTTGGGATTTGCAAAAGAAAATCCGTTTATATCTATTGTAAACAAAACTTCAGATGCCATTCATATGCCGGGAAGTAAAGTTATTCAAGCCTTTCAAAAAGGTTTTGAAACTTTAGATTCAGAATATGATATTATTGTAAAAATAGATGGCGATTTAATTTTTCCAACTGATTATTTCGAAACCATAATCAAACATTTCAAATCAGACTCTAGAGTTGGAATGGTTGGTGGATTCTGCTATATTGATAAAAATGGCGAATGGATTCTGGAAAACCTAACCGATAAAGATCATATTCGCGGTGCTTTAAAAGCGTATCGCAAAGAAACATTTCAACAAATCGGAGGGTTAAAACCTGCAATGGGATGGGATACTGTAGATGAACTGCTTTGCAAATTTTATGACTGGAAAGTAGTTACAGACCAATCTTTACATGTAAAACACCTGAAACCAACTGGCGCTAATTACAACAAAACAGCTCGTTATAAACAAGGCGAGGCTTTTTATACTTTAGGATATGGTTTTTGGATTACGTCGATTGCTTCGGCAAAACTAGCGATGATGAAGAAAAAACCTTTCTTATTTTTTGACTATATCAAAGGATTTTTGAAAGCAAAAAAAGCAAAAACACCTTTATTAGTTACTCCTGAGCAAGCTAAATTTATAAGAAAGTACCGCTTTCAAAAAATGAAACAAAAATTAATTTGA
- a CDS encoding methyltransferase, with product MYEKTFPNKRFKLTLEFLQKHIKTSETILDLGVENPFSKIMKEAGYSVKNTTGEDLDLNQDSLKNTNSEVVTAFEIFEHLLNPFTILNEIKSDKLLISIPMRLWFSPAYRSKTDMWDRHYHEFEDWQLDWLLEKTGWKIIDRQKWTNPVKKFGLRPFLRRFTNRYYIVYAERA from the coding sequence ATGTACGAAAAAACGTTTCCGAATAAAAGATTCAAACTTACTCTAGAATTTTTACAAAAACATATCAAAACATCTGAAACTATCCTTGATTTAGGAGTTGAAAATCCGTTTTCAAAAATCATGAAGGAAGCAGGATATTCAGTAAAAAACACTACTGGCGAGGATTTAGATTTAAATCAAGACAGTTTAAAAAATACAAATTCTGAGGTTGTAACTGCTTTTGAAATTTTCGAACATTTATTAAATCCGTTTACAATTCTAAACGAAATTAAATCAGATAAACTTTTAATTTCAATTCCGATGCGTTTATGGTTTTCTCCTGCTTATCGTTCAAAAACAGATATGTGGGACAGACATTATCATGAATTTGAAGACTGGCAACTGGACTGGCTTTTAGAAAAAACAGGCTGGAAAATCATCGACAGACAAAAATGGACAAACCCGGTTAAAAAATTTGGTTTAAGACCATTTTTACGCCGCTTTACAAACAGATATTATATCGTTTATGCGGAAAGAGCCTAA
- a CDS encoding 3-oxoacyl-ACP synthase III family protein, protein MKIKIIGIGSYIPNLEVKNTDFDKHIFLNEDGTPFGYPNEVVIKKFKGITGIENRRYAEPQYTASDLAFFAAQKAIVNAGIDAETLDYIIFAHNFGDVKTGTHQTDILPSLATRVKNKLGIKNPKCVAYDILFGCPGWIEGVLQANAFIKSGMAKRVMVIGAETLSRVVDDHDRDSMIYSDGAGVSILDASTDESGLLSYESATFANEEANFLYFGKSYNPDLDPDIKYIKMYGRKIYEFALSNVPCAMKSCLDNSGISIDEVKKILIHQANEKMDEAIIARFYKLYDKTPPKDIMPMSIHDLGNSSVATVPTLYDLILQGKIENHEINKGDVIIFASVGAGMNVNAFVYRY, encoded by the coding sequence ATGAAAATAAAAATTATTGGCATTGGGAGCTACATTCCTAATTTAGAAGTAAAAAACACAGATTTTGACAAGCATATTTTTTTGAATGAAGATGGAACCCCTTTTGGTTATCCGAATGAAGTCGTAATAAAAAAATTTAAAGGTATTACGGGAATTGAAAATCGCCGTTATGCCGAACCTCAATATACAGCATCAGATTTAGCTTTTTTTGCTGCTCAAAAAGCAATTGTAAATGCCGGAATCGATGCCGAAACTTTAGACTACATTATTTTTGCCCATAATTTTGGTGACGTAAAAACCGGAACGCATCAAACTGATATTTTACCAAGTTTAGCAACAAGAGTTAAAAACAAATTGGGTATTAAAAACCCAAAATGTGTGGCTTATGATATTCTCTTTGGATGTCCGGGCTGGATTGAAGGAGTACTTCAGGCAAATGCTTTCATTAAATCCGGAATGGCAAAAAGAGTGATGGTAATTGGAGCTGAAACTTTATCAAGAGTTGTAGATGATCACGACCGTGATTCTATGATTTATTCTGATGGAGCCGGAGTTTCAATCTTAGATGCATCAACTGATGAATCTGGCTTGCTATCTTACGAAAGTGCTACTTTTGCAAATGAAGAAGCTAATTTCCTTTATTTTGGAAAATCGTACAATCCAGATTTAGATCCGGATATTAAATACATCAAAATGTATGGACGTAAGATTTACGAATTTGCTTTAAGCAATGTCCCATGTGCAATGAAAAGCTGTTTAGACAACAGTGGAATTTCAATTGATGAAGTAAAAAAGATTCTTATTCATCAGGCAAACGAAAAAATGGATGAAGCCATTATTGCCCGTTTTTACAAACTATACGACAAAACTCCTCCAAAAGACATTATGCCAATGAGTATTCATGATCTAGGAAACAGCAGTGTTGCAACGGTACCTACTTTATATGATTTGATTCTGCAAGGCAAAATTGAAAATCACGAAATCAACAAAGGCGATGTAATTATTTTTGCTTCTGTTGGAGCAGGAATGAACGTTAATGCATTTGTTTACAGATACTAA
- a CDS encoding DUF6770 family protein: MKKNKVITLAIVCFLTVLSFAQTKKIDEVNTFVVKNSGAIMNKENDVDGYYFFYQLDKLKNGDREFAIKILDKNLTEVAQKTYVDKKNTFLMKSSFNNQQMMFALANYKEKKINLLMFDKKAEQMPAIDIPLESKEVRYLQYLQQTGDFNIILPVENKGFLFNKLEDNKKIGYSLKYYPTDGGKAWEYNSPEDSKEIVMINPIEANDKYVVAIEMARASALSRKTTIRTKVLDINTGTLLFEKEYSKNSKPKLITNAFLDKDSNLLLMGEYFKEGDNIFDDKSLGLSTEVIDVTGKTLAENFISWKDDVAKITKTDGNYVQDKGYIYFHNIVRTQSNEYYAIGEFYKRTASASGIAMAALGGGNSVTQLTITNSVVFKFNSDFKLLGIQEFEKGKSRAPSLTDFGSPQLNAHALKSYGAFDYEYTQIDKKNNRFYACFIDYERTKGEKNKNAFKTIIYDEGKLSEDKIYLENESKDFRVLPAKIGNVLLLEYDKKLKSINLHLEKLNIK; this comes from the coding sequence ATGAAAAAAAACAAAGTTATTACACTGGCAATAGTCTGTTTCTTAACAGTCCTTTCATTTGCTCAAACCAAAAAGATCGACGAAGTTAATACTTTTGTAGTAAAGAATTCTGGTGCCATCATGAACAAAGAAAATGATGTTGACGGATATTACTTTTTCTACCAACTGGATAAACTAAAAAATGGCGACCGTGAGTTTGCTATTAAAATTCTGGATAAGAATTTAACTGAAGTTGCTCAAAAAACTTACGTTGATAAGAAAAATACTTTTCTAATGAAAAGTAGTTTTAACAACCAGCAAATGATGTTTGCCCTTGCTAACTACAAGGAGAAAAAAATCAACTTATTAATGTTTGATAAAAAAGCAGAACAAATGCCTGCTATCGACATTCCATTAGAAAGTAAAGAAGTTCGTTATTTACAATATTTGCAACAAACTGGTGATTTTAATATTATTTTACCGGTCGAAAACAAAGGATTCCTTTTTAATAAATTAGAAGACAATAAAAAAATTGGATACTCTTTAAAATATTATCCAACTGACGGAGGAAAAGCTTGGGAGTACAACTCTCCTGAAGATTCGAAAGAAATTGTAATGATAAACCCTATCGAAGCAAACGACAAATATGTTGTTGCAATAGAAATGGCAAGAGCTAGTGCACTTTCTAGAAAAACAACAATTAGAACTAAGGTTTTAGACATTAATACCGGTACATTATTATTTGAAAAAGAATATAGTAAAAATAGTAAACCGAAATTAATCACAAATGCTTTCTTGGACAAAGACAGCAATCTTCTTTTAATGGGAGAATATTTCAAAGAAGGTGATAATATTTTTGATGACAAAAGTTTGGGTTTATCAACAGAAGTAATAGATGTAACAGGAAAAACTTTGGCTGAAAACTTTATAAGCTGGAAAGATGATGTCGCAAAAATCACAAAAACTGATGGTAACTATGTCCAAGATAAAGGATATATCTATTTTCATAATATAGTTAGAACCCAAAGCAATGAATATTATGCTATTGGTGAATTCTACAAAAGAACTGCAAGTGCGAGCGGAATTGCTATGGCTGCTTTAGGTGGAGGAAATAGTGTAACGCAACTTACAATTACTAATTCTGTCGTGTTTAAATTTAATTCAGATTTTAAATTACTTGGAATTCAGGAATTTGAAAAAGGAAAATCAAGAGCTCCTAGTTTAACAGATTTTGGAAGTCCGCAATTAAATGCCCATGCACTAAAATCTTACGGAGCATTTGATTATGAATATACACAAATTGACAAAAAGAATAATCGTTTTTACGCATGCTTTATAGATTATGAAAGAACTAAAGGAGAGAAAAACAAAAATGCTTTCAAGACTATTATTTATGATGAAGGTAAATTGTCTGAAGATAAAATCTATCTAGAAAATGAGAGTAAAGATTTTAGAGTATTACCAGCAAAAATTGGTAACGTATTATTATTAGAATACGACAAAAAATTAAAAAGCATAAATCTTCATCTGGAGAAGCTAAACATTAAATAA
- a CDS encoding M48 family metallopeptidase: MKKIFCFILLLYVGFINSQNKNFKYIPDNKDSLETYISKITNNKIKAFDAVNQKKAKEILLERKEAFLKNIKDSTFIFEKKINKYLQSILAEIYKANSQIDHNDFYFLINKSLIPNAACYGNGIFTVNLGLFNLAESDDEIAFVICHELSHYILKHNDNSLQNYLKTINSKEVKQKINTATNLKYGRRAAVAELLKDLKFNFMKHSRTAEIQADSLGFELFNKTKYNKEASVNMLKKLDLSDEMFFKNPTNLKENFTFTEYPFKDVWIEQEDKIFDTKESVNDFALNKDSTKTHPDIPLRIENILQHHKLTSTAVTKDELQLIKKLIDENSLIIYSDNHKLDILLYQLLSLNVSGKLDSQTFNVTITSLLKKVYQLKENHNFGKYVEPVNVFSEEKNLNEVRLFLNNIELKNIRKIGYYFCVKNESLLGGNIEFQDNYTFFKKLNQN, from the coding sequence ATGAAAAAAATATTCTGCTTCATACTTTTATTGTATGTAGGCTTTATTAATTCACAAAATAAAAATTTCAAATATATTCCCGACAATAAGGACTCACTTGAAACTTATATCTCAAAAATCACAAACAACAAGATAAAAGCTTTTGATGCTGTAAATCAAAAAAAAGCAAAAGAAATACTTCTCGAAAGAAAAGAAGCTTTTCTAAAAAACATAAAAGACAGCACTTTTATTTTTGAGAAAAAAATTAATAAATATCTTCAAAGTATTTTAGCTGAAATCTACAAAGCAAATTCCCAAATTGATCATAATGATTTTTATTTTTTGATTAATAAATCATTGATTCCGAATGCTGCTTGTTATGGAAATGGTATCTTTACTGTAAACTTAGGATTGTTCAATCTTGCAGAAAGTGATGATGAAATTGCCTTTGTAATTTGTCATGAATTATCCCATTACATTTTAAAACATAATGACAATTCGCTACAGAATTATCTTAAAACAATAAATTCTAAAGAAGTTAAACAAAAAATCAACACAGCAACCAATTTAAAATATGGAAGACGAGCTGCTGTTGCTGAATTACTAAAGGATTTAAAATTCAACTTCATGAAACATAGTAGAACTGCTGAAATTCAGGCAGATTCTCTTGGTTTTGAATTATTCAATAAAACAAAGTACAATAAAGAAGCATCTGTCAATATGCTAAAAAAACTTGATTTATCTGACGAAATGTTTTTTAAAAACCCAACGAACTTAAAAGAAAATTTCACATTTACAGAATATCCTTTTAAAGATGTATGGATTGAGCAAGAAGATAAAATATTTGACACAAAAGAAAGTGTAAATGACTTTGCACTCAATAAGGATTCTACAAAAACACATCCTGATATCCCTTTACGAATAGAAAACATTTTACAGCATCATAAATTAACCTCAACAGCGGTAACTAAAGATGAATTACAATTAATTAAGAAGTTAATAGACGAAAACAGTCTGATAATCTACTCCGATAATCATAAACTTGATATTCTATTATATCAGTTGTTGTCTTTAAATGTAAGTGGAAAATTGGACAGTCAAACCTTTAATGTCACCATCACTTCATTACTTAAAAAAGTTTATCAGTTAAAAGAAAATCACAATTTCGGCAAATATGTAGAGCCAGTAAATGTGTTTTCTGAAGAAAAAAATCTCAATGAAGTAAGACTTTTCCTGAACAATATTGAACTAAAAAACATCCGCAAAATTGGTTATTATTTTTGCGTTAAAAACGAATCTCTTCTCGGAGGAAATATAGAATTTCAAGACAATTATACCTTTTTCAAAAAATTAAACCAAAATTAA
- the gcvP gene encoding aminomethyl-transferring glycine dehydrogenase, with translation MKTDAFALRHIGPRETDLQHMLQTIGVESIEQLVYETLPDDIRLKAPLNLDPAMTEYEFANHIQELGKKNKVFKSYIGLGYHPTIVPAPIQRNIFENPGWYTAYTPYQAEIAQGRLEAILNFQTTVIELTGMEIANASLLDEGTAAAEAMALLFDVRTRDQKKNNTHKFFVSEEILPQTLSVLQTRSTPIGIELVVGNHETFDFSNEFFGAILQYPGKYGQVNDYSAFVAKAKENEIKVAFAADILSLAALTSPGEMGAAVVVGTSQRFGVPMGYGGPHAAFFATKEEYKRSMPGRIIGVSIDVNGNRALRMALGTREQHIKREKATSNICTAQVLLAVMAGMYAVYHGPKGLQYIANKVHASAVTTAEALNKLGVFQTNTAYFDTILVKADAQKVKAVAEKNEVNFFYVDADTISISFNETTSIADINQIIAIFAEALGKETFTISELATASQLPASLERTSSFLTHDVFNNHHSESQLMRYIKKLERKDLSLNHSMISLGSCTMKLNAASEMLPLSMPNWNSIHPFAPVEQAEGYITMLKKLEEQLNVITGFAGTTLQPNSGAQGEYAGLMAIRAYHMSRNEGHRNVCLIPSSAHGTNPASAAMAGMKIIVTKTTPEGNIDVEDLREKAIEHKDDLSCLMVTYPSTHGVFESSIIEITKLIHENGGLVYMDGANMNAQVGLTNPATIGADVCHLNLHKTFAIPHGGGGPGVGPICVNEKLVPFLPTNPILKVGGEQAITAISSAPYGSALVCLISYGYITMMGADGLKSATEHAILNANYMKSRFEGHYPILYTGECGRAAHEMILDCRSFKENGIEVGDIAKRLMDYGFHAPTVSFPVAGTLMIEPTESEDLAELDRFCDALISIRKEIEASTADDKNNVLKNAPHTLAMLTTDSWDFPYTREKAAYPLEYIADNKFWPSVRRVDDAYGDRNLVCSCAPIEAYMEN, from the coding sequence ATGAAAACAGATGCTTTTGCTTTAAGACACATTGGTCCAAGAGAAACAGATCTTCAACACATGTTACAGACAATTGGAGTTGAATCGATCGAACAACTTGTTTACGAAACCCTTCCAGATGACATCCGTTTAAAAGCACCTTTAAACTTAGATCCAGCGATGACGGAGTATGAATTTGCAAATCATATTCAGGAATTAGGAAAGAAAAATAAAGTATTCAAATCATATATTGGTTTGGGTTATCATCCAACTATCGTTCCGGCTCCAATTCAGAGAAATATCTTTGAAAACCCAGGATGGTATACAGCTTACACACCTTATCAGGCAGAAATTGCTCAAGGTCGTCTTGAAGCAATTTTAAATTTCCAGACTACTGTTATCGAATTAACAGGAATGGAAATTGCAAACGCTTCTTTACTTGATGAAGGTACTGCTGCTGCAGAAGCTATGGCGTTATTATTTGACGTTCGTACAAGAGATCAAAAGAAAAACAATACACACAAATTCTTCGTTTCTGAAGAAATTTTACCTCAAACTTTATCAGTTTTACAAACACGTTCGACTCCAATTGGAATTGAATTAGTTGTTGGAAACCACGAAACATTTGATTTTTCAAATGAATTTTTTGGAGCTATTTTACAATATCCAGGAAAATATGGTCAGGTAAACGATTACAGTGCTTTTGTTGCTAAAGCAAAAGAAAACGAAATCAAAGTTGCCTTTGCTGCAGATATTTTATCATTAGCTGCCTTAACTTCTCCGGGAGAAATGGGAGCAGCAGTAGTTGTTGGAACTTCACAACGTTTTGGTGTACCAATGGGTTACGGTGGTCCTCACGCTGCTTTTTTTGCAACTAAAGAAGAATACAAACGATCTATGCCAGGTCGTATTATTGGTGTTTCTATCGACGTAAATGGAAACCGTGCTTTACGTATGGCATTAGGAACCCGTGAGCAACACATTAAACGTGAAAAAGCAACTTCTAATATTTGTACAGCTCAGGTTTTATTGGCTGTTATGGCCGGAATGTATGCAGTTTACCACGGACCAAAAGGATTACAATACATTGCTAACAAAGTTCACGCATCGGCGGTTACTACTGCTGAAGCTTTAAATAAATTAGGAGTTTTCCAAACTAACACAGCTTACTTCGATACTATTTTGGTAAAAGCAGATGCTCAAAAAGTAAAAGCTGTAGCGGAGAAAAACGAAGTAAACTTCTTCTATGTTGATGCTGATACGATTTCTATTTCGTTCAACGAAACAACTTCAATTGCCGACATCAACCAAATTATTGCGATTTTTGCTGAGGCTTTAGGAAAAGAAACTTTTACGATTTCTGAATTAGCAACTGCAAGTCAATTACCTGCTTCATTAGAAAGAACATCTTCTTTCTTAACACATGATGTATTCAACAACCATCATTCAGAAAGTCAGTTAATGCGTTACATCAAAAAATTAGAGCGTAAAGATTTATCATTGAATCATTCAATGATTTCATTAGGTTCTTGTACGATGAAATTAAACGCAGCTTCAGAAATGTTGCCTTTATCAATGCCAAACTGGAACAGCATTCACCCGTTTGCACCAGTAGAGCAAGCTGAAGGTTATATCACGATGCTTAAAAAATTAGAGGAGCAATTAAATGTAATTACCGGATTTGCCGGAACAACATTACAGCCTAATTCAGGAGCTCAAGGAGAATATGCTGGTTTAATGGCGATTCGTGCTTACCATATGTCAAGAAACGAAGGTCACCGTAATGTATGTTTAATTCCTTCATCAGCCCACGGAACAAACCCTGCTTCTGCAGCTATGGCCGGAATGAAAATCATCGTTACTAAAACTACTCCGGAAGGAAACATTGATGTAGAAGATTTAAGAGAAAAAGCTATTGAACATAAAGATGATTTATCTTGTTTAATGGTTACTTATCCATCTACTCACGGAGTTTTCGAATCTTCTATTATTGAAATCACAAAATTAATCCACGAAAATGGCGGATTAGTATATATGGATGGTGCAAACATGAACGCACAAGTTGGATTAACAAATCCTGCTACAATTGGCGCTGACGTTTGTCACTTAAACTTACACAAAACATTCGCTATTCCTCACGGTGGTGGTGGACCTGGAGTTGGACCAATTTGTGTGAACGAAAAACTGGTTCCATTTTTACCAACAAACCCAATCTTAAAAGTAGGTGGCGAACAAGCTATTACAGCAATTTCATCTGCACCTTACGGATCAGCTTTAGTATGTTTAATTTCTTACGGATACATCACGATGATGGGTGCCGACGGATTAAAAAGTGCTACAGAACATGCTATTTTGAATGCTAACTATATGAAATCTCGTTTCGAAGGACACTACCCAATTCTTTATACTGGAGAATGTGGAAGAGCTGCTCACGAAATGATTTTAGATTGTCGTTCGTTTAAAGAAAACGGAATTGAAGTGGGTGATATCGCAAAACGTTTGATGGATTACGGTTTCCACGCTCCTACGGTTTCTTTCCCTGTAGCAGGAACTTTAATGATCGAACCAACAGAATCTGAAGATTTAGCAGAATTAGATCGTTTTTGTGATGCTCTTATCTCAATCAGAAAAGAAATTGAAGCTTCAACTGCCGATGATAAAAACAATGTATTGAAAAATGCACCGCACACATTGGCAATGTTAACTACAGATTCTTGGGATTTCCCTTATACCAGAGAAAAAGCAGCTTACCCATTAGAATACATCGCTGACAATAAATTCTGGCCATCAGTTCGTCGTGTAGATGATGCATACGGTGACAGAAACTTAGTTTGTAGCTGTGCTCCTATTGAAGCTTACATGGAAAACTAA
- a CDS encoding DUF1090 domain-containing protein, with product MTIKTKILSIAFFAVSFIGFAQSNCKDLKGCERKLCELNIKLTAAKKAGNQNQIKGVEDAISQTKKNCTTKTVNNDLDKKVKEKQQKVNERTADLNKAIKDQESKEKIDKKKKKLAEAKADLNKALAEQKTK from the coding sequence ATGACAATAAAGACTAAAATTTTATCGATAGCATTCTTTGCCGTTTCTTTTATAGGTTTTGCACAAAGTAATTGCAAGGATTTAAAAGGCTGTGAAAGAAAATTATGTGAATTAAATATCAAATTAACGGCAGCCAAAAAAGCTGGTAATCAAAACCAAATTAAAGGAGTTGAAGATGCAATTTCTCAAACCAAAAAGAACTGCACAACAAAAACTGTCAATAATGATCTTGATAAAAAAGTAAAAGAAAAACAACAAAAAGTCAACGAGAGAACTGCTGATTTGAACAAAGCAATTAAAGATCAGGAAAGCAAGGAAAAAATCGACAAGAAAAAAAAGAAACTAGCCGAAGCGAAAGCTGATTTGAACAAAGCACTTGCAGAACAAAAAACAAAATAG
- a CDS encoding SRPBCC family protein has protein sequence MTTINLTTKIKAPKQIVFDASRNIDIHQQSTSPSKEKAIAGVTSGLINLNETVTWRGKHFGFYLTHKSRITTMKLHDYFVDEMERGKFKTFKHEHFFEEKNGITIMKDKLQYETPFGIFGELFDILVLEKHLTNFLLHRNKILKGVCQENLHQLYSSNPSKVISSSPAL, from the coding sequence ATGACAACAATAAATCTTACAACAAAAATAAAAGCACCAAAACAAATCGTTTTTGATGCTTCAAGAAATATCGATATTCATCAGCAATCTACAAGTCCTTCAAAAGAAAAGGCAATTGCCGGCGTAACATCTGGTTTAATAAATTTAAATGAAACGGTAACTTGGCGAGGTAAACATTTTGGATTCTACCTCACACACAAAAGCCGAATTACGACAATGAAGCTGCATGATTATTTTGTGGATGAAATGGAAAGAGGTAAATTCAAAACTTTCAAACATGAACACTTTTTTGAGGAAAAAAATGGAATAACAATTATGAAGGATAAATTGCAATACGAAACTCCTTTTGGAATATTCGGAGAACTTTTTGATATTCTAGTATTAGAAAAACATCTCACCAATTTTCTTTTACATCGGAATAAAATCCTAAAGGGAGTATGTCAAGAAAACCTACATCAACTCTACTCTTCTAATCCATCAAAAGTTATAAGTTCATCTCCTGCGCTCTGA